One segment of Drosophila mauritiana strain mau12 chromosome 3R, ASM438214v1, whole genome shotgun sequence DNA contains the following:
- the LOC117143691 gene encoding single-minded homolog 1 isoform X3, protein MSQLGTVYATKRRRRNGKSLKPPPKDGVTKSNPSKRHRERLNAELDLLASLLPFEQNILSKLDRLSILRLSVSYLRTKSYFQVVMHKDKEDNGVLPHIHAHDGYRTRELGAFEHGLLDGDMFLQALNGFLMILTCEGEVFFATHSIESYLGFHQSDIVHQSVYELVHSEDREELQRQLLWNSFLPADMSSMQLAETLAPDKALYLERSFTVRFRCLLDNTSGFLRLDIRGRIKVLHGQNRKTEEPPLALFAYCTPFGPPSLLEIPHKENMFKSKHKLDFSLVSMDQRGKHILGYADAELVNMGGYDLVHYDDLAYVASAHQELLKTGASGMIAYRYQKKDGEWQWLQTSSRLVYKNSKPDFVICTHRQLMDEEGHDLLGKRTMDFKVSYLDTGLASTYFSEADQLVVPPSTSPTAHALPPPVTPTRPNRRYKTQLRDFLSTCRSKRKLQQQQNQPQTQQTSPLGGQVGSPAPAVAVEYLPDPAAAVAAAYSNLNPMYTTSPYASAADNLYMGSSMPANAFYPVSENLFHQYRLQGAVGGYYTDYPHSGAPASAYVANGFLSYDGYAIASKADEKWQETGKYYSGYSSGYGSPTSTPQVRKQIPLKTPKSSPQVMEVISCSSDGPSPVGGATPNGVGSVTPKVELAGTTPAAAAGQDPYERQTVLMWGTTHSSGVPLNSLHGGRSGAGNPASPQRSTPLANGLGYASANNNNNDLEPATAAKWNGTKELPGKSGSASTPESYQMQHDDSGLYSASSHTTSPQQQQQQQLQQSQRGVGSNVSAPSSSLTSTGTDQQAVHPSSCHQQQQQQQQQHHHAHPHPHSHHHHHHHHHHETAHQHSSEVWTPASYTQYSQYFTYHHPHPHPHHPSAGGGGHVPAQSHHLHHGHR, encoded by the exons CCTGAAGCCGCCGCCCAAGGATGGCGTCACAAAGAGCAATCCATCAAAGCGGCATCGGGAGCGCCTCAACGCCGAGCTGGATCTGCTGGCCTCGCTGCTCCCCTTCGAGCAGAACATCTTGAGCAAACTGGATCGACTGAGCATTCTAAGGCTGTCTGTTAGTTATTTAAGAACCAAAAGTTATTTTCAAG TTGTTATGCATAAGGATAAGGAGGATAACGGAGTCCTGCCCCACATACACGCACATGACGGCTACAGGACACGAGAACTGGGCGCCTTCGAGCACGGCCTGTTGGATGGTGATATGTTCCTCCAG GCCCTAAATGGATTTCTAATGATACTGACATGCGAAGGCGAAGTCTTCTTTGCCACGCACAGCATCGAGAGCTATTTGGGTTTTCATCAG TCGGACATCGTCCACCAGTCGGTGTACGAACTGGTGCACTCGGAGGACCGCGAGGAGCTGCAGCGCCAGCTGCTGTGGAACAGTTTCCTGCCCGCCGACATGTCCAGCATGCAGCTGGCGGAGACCCTGGCGCCGGACAAGGCGCTCTACCTGGAGCGCAGCTTCACCGTCCGCTTTCGCTGCCTGCTGGACAACACGAGCGGCTTCCTGCGCCTGGACATCCGCGGCCGCATCAAGGTCCTGCATGGCCAGAACCGCAAGACGGAGGAGCCTCCGCTGGCACTCTTCGCCTATTGCACGCCCTTCGGGCCGCCCAGCCTGCTGGAAATCCCGCACAAGGAGAACATGTTCAAGTCCAAGCACAAGCTGGACTTCTCCCTGGTATCAATGGACCAGCGCGGCAAGCACATCCTGGGCTACGCAGACGCCGAGTTGGTCAACATGGGCGGCTACGATCTGGTGCACTACGATGACCTCGCCTATGTGGCCAGCGCCCATCAGGAGC TCCTGAAGACGGGTGCCTCTGGCATGATCGCCTACCGCTACCAAAAGAAGGATGGCGAGTGGCAGTGGCTGCAGACGAGCTCGCGCCTGGTGTACAAGAACTCCAAGCCGGACTTTGTGATCTGTACGCACCGCCAGCTGATGGACGAGGAAGGTCACGATCTGCTGGGCAAGCGCACCATGGACTTCAAGGTTAGCTACCTGGACACGGGACTGGCGTCCACCTACTTCTCCGAGGCTGACCAGCTGGTAGTGCCACCCAGCACCTCCCCCACGGCCCACGCCCTTCCGCCGCCGGTGACGCCAACGCGTCCAAATCGTCGCTACAAGACGCAGTTGCGCGACTTCCTCTCCACTTGTCGCAGCAAACgcaagctgcagcagcagcagaaccaACCGCAGACGCAGCAAACCTCACCACTTGGTGGTCAGGTGGGGTCCCCTGCTCCGGCTGTAGCCGTGGAGTACTTGCCCGATCCGGCAGCTGCGGTGGCCGCGGCCTACTCCAACCTAAATCCAATGTACACAACCTCGCCGTATGCCAGTGCCGCAGACAATCTCTACATGGGCAGCTCCATGCCGGCCAACGCCTTCTACCCAGTCAGCGAGAACCTCTTCCATCAGTACCGGCTGCAGGGCGCCGTCGGTGGCTACTACACGGATTATCCGCACTCCGGCGCTCCAGCCTCAGCTTACGTAGCTAACGGATTTCTTTCTTACGACGGATACGCCATTGCCTCCAAAGCGGACGAAAAGTGGCAAGAGACTGGGAAGTACTACAGTGGCTACAGCAGCGGCTATGGAAGTCCAACATCTACGCCACAGGTACGAAAA CAAATTCCTCTAAAGACGCCGAAATCTTCACCCCAGGTGATGGAGGTGATATCTTGCTCCTCGGACGGGCCATCACCTGTGGGCGGAGCCACGCCCAACGGAGTCGGAAGCGTTACGCCCAAAGTTGAGTTGGCCGGAACAAcgccggcagcagcagcgggacAAGATCCCTACGAGCGTCAAACAGTGCTGATGTGGGGCACCACGCACTCGAGTGGGGTACCGCTAAATAGTCTTCATGGCGGACGAAGTGGAGCCGGGAACCCTGCCTCACCACAGCGATCCACTCCTCTGGCCAACGGATTGGGATACGCAAGCgccaataataacaacaacgaTCTTGAACCTGCAACGGCTGCCAAGTGGAACGGAACAAAGGAGCTGCCGGGCAAGTCGGGAAGTGCCAGTACGCCGGAGAGCTACCAGATGCAGCATGATGACTCCGGCCTATACTCCGCCTCTTCGCACACAACCtctccgcagcagcagcaacagcagcagctccagcaaTCGCAGCGAGGAGTTGGTTCCAATGTTAGCGCTCCCAGCAGCTCACTCACTAGCACGGGCACAGATCAGCAGGCGGTGCACCCATCCAGTTGccaccaacaacagcagcagcagcagcaacaacaccatCACGCCCACCCGCATCCGCACTCGCATcatcaccaccatcatcaccatcaccatgaGACGGCGCATCAGCACAGCAGCGAGGTATGGACGCCCGCCTCCTACACGCAGTACTCGCAGTACTTCACGTACCatcatccgcatccgcaccCACACCATCCGTCGGCTGGCGGCGGTGGCCATGTTCCGGCCCAGTCGCATCACCTGCACCACGGCCACCGCTAG
- the LOC117143691 gene encoding uncharacterized protein LOC117143691 isoform X1, with protein MSQLGTVYATKRRRRNGKSLKPPPKDGVTKSNPSKRHRERLNAELDLLASLLPFEQNILSKLDRLSILRLSVSYLRTKSYFQVVMHKDKEDNGVLPHIHAHDGYRTRELGAFEHGLLDGDMFLQALNGFLMILTCEGEVFFATHSIESYLGFHQSDIVHQSVYELVHSEDREELQRQLLWNSFLPADMSSMQLAETLAPDKALYLERSFTVRFRCLLDNTSGFLRLDIRGRIKVLHGQNRKTEEPPLALFAYCTPFGPPSLLEIPHKENMFKSKHKLDFSLVSMDQRGKHILGYADAELVNMGGYDLVHYDDLAYVASAHQELLKTGASGMIAYRYQKKDGEWQWLQTSSRLVYKNSKPDFVICTHRQLMDEEGHDLLGKRTMDFKVSYLDTGLASTYFSEADQLVVPPSTSPTAHALPPPVTPTRPNRRYKTQLRDFLSTCRSKRKLQQQQNQPQTQQTSPLGGQVGSPAPAVAVEYLPDPAAAVAAAYSNLNPMYTTSPYASAADNLYMGSSMPANAFYPVSENLFHQYRLQGAVGGYYTDYPHSGAPASAYVANGFLSYDGYAIASKADEKWQETGKYYSGYSSGYGSPTSTPQVRKQIPLKTPKSSPQVMEVISCSSDGPSPVGGATPNGVGSVTPKVELAGTTPAAAAGQDPYERQTVLMWGTTHSSGVPLNSLHGGRSGAGNPASPQRSTPLANGLGYASANNNNNDLEPATAAKWNGTKELPGKSGSASTPESYQMQHDDSGLYSASSHTTSPQQQQQQQLQQSQRGVGSNVSAPSSSLTSTGTDQQAVHPSSCHQQQQQQQQQHHHAHPHPHSHHHHHHHHHHETAHQHSSEIILTTHHQQQSQQQQQSLAGYPLHHQLVGVGSGSPPPPPPVALSRSPTALPAVSSLLNGSASAGGASDIPYQQLAIVSAPLVICAEEVGGGVSGIGRKSSKQQQSLQHLQQQQSLQQQQHAIYQQQHHHSQHHPHHQLLYPANITAHTALAYAPPTAGGAYADGSPLLSFSEVTNTLLNQ; from the exons CCTGAAGCCGCCGCCCAAGGATGGCGTCACAAAGAGCAATCCATCAAAGCGGCATCGGGAGCGCCTCAACGCCGAGCTGGATCTGCTGGCCTCGCTGCTCCCCTTCGAGCAGAACATCTTGAGCAAACTGGATCGACTGAGCATTCTAAGGCTGTCTGTTAGTTATTTAAGAACCAAAAGTTATTTTCAAG TTGTTATGCATAAGGATAAGGAGGATAACGGAGTCCTGCCCCACATACACGCACATGACGGCTACAGGACACGAGAACTGGGCGCCTTCGAGCACGGCCTGTTGGATGGTGATATGTTCCTCCAG GCCCTAAATGGATTTCTAATGATACTGACATGCGAAGGCGAAGTCTTCTTTGCCACGCACAGCATCGAGAGCTATTTGGGTTTTCATCAG TCGGACATCGTCCACCAGTCGGTGTACGAACTGGTGCACTCGGAGGACCGCGAGGAGCTGCAGCGCCAGCTGCTGTGGAACAGTTTCCTGCCCGCCGACATGTCCAGCATGCAGCTGGCGGAGACCCTGGCGCCGGACAAGGCGCTCTACCTGGAGCGCAGCTTCACCGTCCGCTTTCGCTGCCTGCTGGACAACACGAGCGGCTTCCTGCGCCTGGACATCCGCGGCCGCATCAAGGTCCTGCATGGCCAGAACCGCAAGACGGAGGAGCCTCCGCTGGCACTCTTCGCCTATTGCACGCCCTTCGGGCCGCCCAGCCTGCTGGAAATCCCGCACAAGGAGAACATGTTCAAGTCCAAGCACAAGCTGGACTTCTCCCTGGTATCAATGGACCAGCGCGGCAAGCACATCCTGGGCTACGCAGACGCCGAGTTGGTCAACATGGGCGGCTACGATCTGGTGCACTACGATGACCTCGCCTATGTGGCCAGCGCCCATCAGGAGC TCCTGAAGACGGGTGCCTCTGGCATGATCGCCTACCGCTACCAAAAGAAGGATGGCGAGTGGCAGTGGCTGCAGACGAGCTCGCGCCTGGTGTACAAGAACTCCAAGCCGGACTTTGTGATCTGTACGCACCGCCAGCTGATGGACGAGGAAGGTCACGATCTGCTGGGCAAGCGCACCATGGACTTCAAGGTTAGCTACCTGGACACGGGACTGGCGTCCACCTACTTCTCCGAGGCTGACCAGCTGGTAGTGCCACCCAGCACCTCCCCCACGGCCCACGCCCTTCCGCCGCCGGTGACGCCAACGCGTCCAAATCGTCGCTACAAGACGCAGTTGCGCGACTTCCTCTCCACTTGTCGCAGCAAACgcaagctgcagcagcagcagaaccaACCGCAGACGCAGCAAACCTCACCACTTGGTGGTCAGGTGGGGTCCCCTGCTCCGGCTGTAGCCGTGGAGTACTTGCCCGATCCGGCAGCTGCGGTGGCCGCGGCCTACTCCAACCTAAATCCAATGTACACAACCTCGCCGTATGCCAGTGCCGCAGACAATCTCTACATGGGCAGCTCCATGCCGGCCAACGCCTTCTACCCAGTCAGCGAGAACCTCTTCCATCAGTACCGGCTGCAGGGCGCCGTCGGTGGCTACTACACGGATTATCCGCACTCCGGCGCTCCAGCCTCAGCTTACGTAGCTAACGGATTTCTTTCTTACGACGGATACGCCATTGCCTCCAAAGCGGACGAAAAGTGGCAAGAGACTGGGAAGTACTACAGTGGCTACAGCAGCGGCTATGGAAGTCCAACATCTACGCCACAGGTACGAAAA CAAATTCCTCTAAAGACGCCGAAATCTTCACCCCAGGTGATGGAGGTGATATCTTGCTCCTCGGACGGGCCATCACCTGTGGGCGGAGCCACGCCCAACGGAGTCGGAAGCGTTACGCCCAAAGTTGAGTTGGCCGGAACAAcgccggcagcagcagcgggacAAGATCCCTACGAGCGTCAAACAGTGCTGATGTGGGGCACCACGCACTCGAGTGGGGTACCGCTAAATAGTCTTCATGGCGGACGAAGTGGAGCCGGGAACCCTGCCTCACCACAGCGATCCACTCCTCTGGCCAACGGATTGGGATACGCAAGCgccaataataacaacaacgaTCTTGAACCTGCAACGGCTGCCAAGTGGAACGGAACAAAGGAGCTGCCGGGCAAGTCGGGAAGTGCCAGTACGCCGGAGAGCTACCAGATGCAGCATGATGACTCCGGCCTATACTCCGCCTCTTCGCACACAACCtctccgcagcagcagcaacagcagcagctccagcaaTCGCAGCGAGGAGTTGGTTCCAATGTTAGCGCTCCCAGCAGCTCACTCACTAGCACGGGCACAGATCAGCAGGCGGTGCACCCATCCAGTTGccaccaacaacagcagcagcagcagcaacaacaccatCACGCCCACCCGCATCCGCACTCGCATcatcaccaccatcatcaccatcaccatgaGACGGCGCATCAGCACAGCAGCGAG ATCATTCTCACCACCCATCATCAGCaacagtcgcagcagcagcagcaatcgcTCGCTGGCTACCCGCTGCACCACCAGCTGGTGGGAGTTGGATCAGGatcaccgccgccgccgccgccagtCGCATTGTCCCGATCGCCCACGGCCTTGCCGGCGGTCAGCAGCCTGCTAAATGGATCGGCTTCAGCAGGAGGAGCATCGGATATTCCATACCAGCAATTGGCCATTGTGTCCGCTCCTCTGGTGATTTGCGCCGAGGAGGTGGGTGGAGGCGTCAGCGGCATTGGTCGCAAGTCATCCAAGCAGCAACAGTCCCTGCAAcacctgcagcagcaacagtcgctgcaacagcagcaacatgcaatttaccagcagcaacatcaccaCTCGCAGCATCATCCGCATCATCAGCTGCTCTATCCGGCGAACATTACGGCGCACACCGCGCTGGCTTATGCCCCGCCCACGGCCGGAGGCGCATATGCCGACGGCAGTCCGCTTCTCTCCTTCTCGGAGGTGACCAACACGCTACTGAACCAGTGA
- the LOC117143935 gene encoding uncharacterized protein LOC117143935: MDTNTINPEDDCSNISNKDVETDPDQELQTSSEIQTPETPQTGQRKRMDTPIRVRDMINLYNFATQKNQELEMAKSLYFGAMSEEAQRTDLEGGSSLCNMSMSEDKEKENESVLRVSKESVVFQSAKDELPSDPNTVERSYQSKTTIRHTNQGVRIIIDIFFDKKDSEIDIVGSRVETDIPESRILSDFQQHSLDMQNQEQKPGIQDGSSTPKST; encoded by the exons ATGGACACCAACACCATCAACCCTGAGGACGACTGTAGTAACATCTCCAACAAGGATGTGGAGACCGATCCGGACCAGGAGCTCCAGACCTCATCCGAAATCCAGACACCGGAAACACCACAGACAGGACAGCGCAAGCGGATGGACACGCCCATTCGGGTGCGAGACATGATCAACCTTTACAACTTTGCCACTCAAAAGAACCAGGAACTGGAGATGGCCAAGTCCCTTTACTTTGGCGCCATGTCAGAGGAAGCCCAGAGGACGGATCTAGAGGGCGGTAGCAGCCTTTGCAACATGTCCATGTCGGAGGACaaggaaaaagaaaa TGAGAGTGTCCTTCGAGTGTCCAAGGAGTCTGTAGTCTTCCAATCGGCCAAAGATGAGCTTCCGTCTGATCCGAATACAGTAGAAAGGTCCTATCAAAGCAAAACCACAATTCGACACACTAATCAAG GCGTTCGGATAATCATCGACATATTTTTTGATAAAAAAGATAGCGAGATAGACATTGTGGGCAGCCGCGTGGAGACGGACATCCCCGAGAGCCGCATCCTGTCCGATTTCCAGCAGCATTCGCTGGACATGCAGAACCAGGAGCAAAAGCCGGGGATCCAGGATGGGTCCAGTACCCCCAAATCCACTTAG
- the LOC117143691 gene encoding uncharacterized protein LOC117143691 isoform X2 → MSQLGTVYATKRRRRNGKSLKPPPKDGVTKSNPSKRHRERLNAELDLLASLLPFEQNILSKLDRLSILRLSVSYLRTKSYFQVVMHKDKEDNGVLPHIHAHDGYRTRELGAFEHGLLDGDMFLQALNGFLMILTCEGEVFFATHSIESYLGFHQSDIVHQSVYELVHSEDREELQRQLLWNSFLPADMSSMQLAETLAPDKALYLERSFTVRFRCLLDNTSGFLRLDIRGRIKVLHGQNRKTEEPPLALFAYCTPFGPPSLLEIPHKENMFKSKHKLDFSLVSMDQRGKHILGYADAELVNMGGYDLVHYDDLAYVASAHQELLKTGASGMIAYRYQKKDGEWQWLQTSSRLVYKNSKPDFVICTHRQLMDEEGHDLLGKRTMDFKVSYLDTGLASTYFSEADQLVVPPSTSPTAHALPPPVTPTRPNRRYKTQLRDFLSTCRSKRKLQQQQNQPQTQQTSPLGGQVGSPAPAVAVEYLPDPAAAVAAAYSNLNPMYTTSPYASAADNLYMGSSMPANAFYPVSENLFHQYRLQGAVGGYYTDYPHSGAPASAYVANGFLSYDGYAIASKADEKWQETGKYYSGYSSGYGSPTSTPQQIPLKTPKSSPQVMEVISCSSDGPSPVGGATPNGVGSVTPKVELAGTTPAAAAGQDPYERQTVLMWGTTHSSGVPLNSLHGGRSGAGNPASPQRSTPLANGLGYASANNNNNDLEPATAAKWNGTKELPGKSGSASTPESYQMQHDDSGLYSASSHTTSPQQQQQQQLQQSQRGVGSNVSAPSSSLTSTGTDQQAVHPSSCHQQQQQQQQQHHHAHPHPHSHHHHHHHHHHETAHQHSSEIILTTHHQQQSQQQQQSLAGYPLHHQLVGVGSGSPPPPPPVALSRSPTALPAVSSLLNGSASAGGASDIPYQQLAIVSAPLVICAEEVGGGVSGIGRKSSKQQQSLQHLQQQQSLQQQQHAIYQQQHHHSQHHPHHQLLYPANITAHTALAYAPPTAGGAYADGSPLLSFSEVTNTLLNQ, encoded by the exons CCTGAAGCCGCCGCCCAAGGATGGCGTCACAAAGAGCAATCCATCAAAGCGGCATCGGGAGCGCCTCAACGCCGAGCTGGATCTGCTGGCCTCGCTGCTCCCCTTCGAGCAGAACATCTTGAGCAAACTGGATCGACTGAGCATTCTAAGGCTGTCTGTTAGTTATTTAAGAACCAAAAGTTATTTTCAAG TTGTTATGCATAAGGATAAGGAGGATAACGGAGTCCTGCCCCACATACACGCACATGACGGCTACAGGACACGAGAACTGGGCGCCTTCGAGCACGGCCTGTTGGATGGTGATATGTTCCTCCAG GCCCTAAATGGATTTCTAATGATACTGACATGCGAAGGCGAAGTCTTCTTTGCCACGCACAGCATCGAGAGCTATTTGGGTTTTCATCAG TCGGACATCGTCCACCAGTCGGTGTACGAACTGGTGCACTCGGAGGACCGCGAGGAGCTGCAGCGCCAGCTGCTGTGGAACAGTTTCCTGCCCGCCGACATGTCCAGCATGCAGCTGGCGGAGACCCTGGCGCCGGACAAGGCGCTCTACCTGGAGCGCAGCTTCACCGTCCGCTTTCGCTGCCTGCTGGACAACACGAGCGGCTTCCTGCGCCTGGACATCCGCGGCCGCATCAAGGTCCTGCATGGCCAGAACCGCAAGACGGAGGAGCCTCCGCTGGCACTCTTCGCCTATTGCACGCCCTTCGGGCCGCCCAGCCTGCTGGAAATCCCGCACAAGGAGAACATGTTCAAGTCCAAGCACAAGCTGGACTTCTCCCTGGTATCAATGGACCAGCGCGGCAAGCACATCCTGGGCTACGCAGACGCCGAGTTGGTCAACATGGGCGGCTACGATCTGGTGCACTACGATGACCTCGCCTATGTGGCCAGCGCCCATCAGGAGC TCCTGAAGACGGGTGCCTCTGGCATGATCGCCTACCGCTACCAAAAGAAGGATGGCGAGTGGCAGTGGCTGCAGACGAGCTCGCGCCTGGTGTACAAGAACTCCAAGCCGGACTTTGTGATCTGTACGCACCGCCAGCTGATGGACGAGGAAGGTCACGATCTGCTGGGCAAGCGCACCATGGACTTCAAGGTTAGCTACCTGGACACGGGACTGGCGTCCACCTACTTCTCCGAGGCTGACCAGCTGGTAGTGCCACCCAGCACCTCCCCCACGGCCCACGCCCTTCCGCCGCCGGTGACGCCAACGCGTCCAAATCGTCGCTACAAGACGCAGTTGCGCGACTTCCTCTCCACTTGTCGCAGCAAACgcaagctgcagcagcagcagaaccaACCGCAGACGCAGCAAACCTCACCACTTGGTGGTCAGGTGGGGTCCCCTGCTCCGGCTGTAGCCGTGGAGTACTTGCCCGATCCGGCAGCTGCGGTGGCCGCGGCCTACTCCAACCTAAATCCAATGTACACAACCTCGCCGTATGCCAGTGCCGCAGACAATCTCTACATGGGCAGCTCCATGCCGGCCAACGCCTTCTACCCAGTCAGCGAGAACCTCTTCCATCAGTACCGGCTGCAGGGCGCCGTCGGTGGCTACTACACGGATTATCCGCACTCCGGCGCTCCAGCCTCAGCTTACGTAGCTAACGGATTTCTTTCTTACGACGGATACGCCATTGCCTCCAAAGCGGACGAAAAGTGGCAAGAGACTGGGAAGTACTACAGTGGCTACAGCAGCGGCTATGGAAGTCCAACATCTACGCCACAG CAAATTCCTCTAAAGACGCCGAAATCTTCACCCCAGGTGATGGAGGTGATATCTTGCTCCTCGGACGGGCCATCACCTGTGGGCGGAGCCACGCCCAACGGAGTCGGAAGCGTTACGCCCAAAGTTGAGTTGGCCGGAACAAcgccggcagcagcagcgggacAAGATCCCTACGAGCGTCAAACAGTGCTGATGTGGGGCACCACGCACTCGAGTGGGGTACCGCTAAATAGTCTTCATGGCGGACGAAGTGGAGCCGGGAACCCTGCCTCACCACAGCGATCCACTCCTCTGGCCAACGGATTGGGATACGCAAGCgccaataataacaacaacgaTCTTGAACCTGCAACGGCTGCCAAGTGGAACGGAACAAAGGAGCTGCCGGGCAAGTCGGGAAGTGCCAGTACGCCGGAGAGCTACCAGATGCAGCATGATGACTCCGGCCTATACTCCGCCTCTTCGCACACAACCtctccgcagcagcagcaacagcagcagctccagcaaTCGCAGCGAGGAGTTGGTTCCAATGTTAGCGCTCCCAGCAGCTCACTCACTAGCACGGGCACAGATCAGCAGGCGGTGCACCCATCCAGTTGccaccaacaacagcagcagcagcagcaacaacaccatCACGCCCACCCGCATCCGCACTCGCATcatcaccaccatcatcaccatcaccatgaGACGGCGCATCAGCACAGCAGCGAG ATCATTCTCACCACCCATCATCAGCaacagtcgcagcagcagcagcaatcgcTCGCTGGCTACCCGCTGCACCACCAGCTGGTGGGAGTTGGATCAGGatcaccgccgccgccgccgccagtCGCATTGTCCCGATCGCCCACGGCCTTGCCGGCGGTCAGCAGCCTGCTAAATGGATCGGCTTCAGCAGGAGGAGCATCGGATATTCCATACCAGCAATTGGCCATTGTGTCCGCTCCTCTGGTGATTTGCGCCGAGGAGGTGGGTGGAGGCGTCAGCGGCATTGGTCGCAAGTCATCCAAGCAGCAACAGTCCCTGCAAcacctgcagcagcaacagtcgctgcaacagcagcaacatgcaatttaccagcagcaacatcaccaCTCGCAGCATCATCCGCATCATCAGCTGCTCTATCCGGCGAACATTACGGCGCACACCGCGCTGGCTTATGCCCCGCCCACGGCCGGAGGCGCATATGCCGACGGCAGTCCGCTTCTCTCCTTCTCGGAGGTGACCAACACGCTACTGAACCAGTGA